Part of the Gadus macrocephalus chromosome 22, ASM3116895v1 genome, gatgcaacacaatgctaagttattttcttttaatttttttaatacagTTTTAAGGTTAACTGATACATTATTTTCTAGTGTTCGCTATCAATTAAACAGTTGTTTTCTTTGCTTTTTAAGTGAACTGATATAAGCCACTTGTTTAGCAGCAGTCGTCGATCATGAGCTATTTCTTTCACTCTCGACTGACACCCTTCTAAAGTAAACATCAGCTCACCTGGACTCCGTCCAGAACTACTGTTGTAAAAGAGTCAACGTTTACACTGGAGGGAACCGCAGAGGTTAGGAAAACAGTTGGTGAAGATAAGATAAAGGTTCCAGCCATTGTTTGTATCGTAGACCTGCTTCGATTTAGATCGCGACTCTTATATTGGCTAATAGAGTAACCTTACATTAATCtagcagtctgtctgtctgtctgtctgtctgtctgtctgtctgtctgtctgtctgtctgtctgtctgtctgtctgtctgtctgtctgtctgtctgtctgtctgtctgtctgactctctctctctctctctctctctcctctctctccccccctccctctccaggtgTACTATGACCTGCTCGGTCTCGGGGACCCCATGTCCCACAAGTCGCCCCGTGCCCAGAGGCTCTTCTCCCACCTCCGTCACCCTGTGTGTCTGGAGCTGGGGGTGGTGCTGTGGCTCCTCCCGGCTCTCCCCCTCGACCGGCTCCTCCTGGCAGGGAGTCTGACGGCCTACCTCGCCCTGGCGCACTCCCTCGACAAGCAGGACCTGGCCTACCTCGCCGCGCAATTCAACAAGAAGCTGCAAGTCTTCGCCTCGCCACCAGGTGGCGACACTGAGGACGGGGGCGACCGCAAGGccgaatgaatggatgaatacaaGGTTTTGGGCAGTTGAGGGTCGAGGTGATTTCCACAAAAAAACGTAAAACGTTTTATTTGCACCGTAAATCAAGGACGAACTGTTATACCACTGATCCTCTCAGATGCTGTTAAAATTATAGGATGACGGCTATGGTCAAGGAGCCAACATTTCTCTATTGGAAGAAGCCATAATTTATGAGCAGGTGTGTTAATAGGCTATAGATCTGACAACGGCCAATTTGGAAGTTGCCATATGAAATGCAAAATACTCTTCAAGCTAAATGTCAACGTCGATGTTACTAGATCTTATATTTTTacgaaaaagtattttttaaagGCCAATAATGGATCACTCACATCTATATATTTTGTATCTACACTGTATTTTGTAAACACTTTATCAACTCGTTACCACTTAATGAATATGCAGATGTACTAGGCCTATCTTCTGCTTTAATCGATCAATAAAAAGTTGtttctttgcttttttttaAAGTCCATTGATGTCTTGTCGTAATCCCATTAAATCATCCTGAGCTATCTCCATGACACTTGTCAGTCTAAACTCAAACTAGTGAACTCCAAAGCGCTCTCCAGTGTCAACACGGTTAAGCGTCAGCTCCGTGAGTGTTTAAGCCGCTTGGCATGCATCCTGAACTGTAAATCCCCAGTGAAAGACGGCTACCCCTCTATAGGCTGACTGGGGTAAGCCTCGGACGCAGACCTCCCCCTTCTAcctgctcttcctctccagccctccacctcctccccaccccacaCTAATTGGTtccccctggaggaggaggaggggcggtgTCAGACGGCCAGTCTTGCGGGCTTTAAGCGTCTCTGCTGGGGTCCCACAATCTGGCGTGTGCCACTAAACTCCTCCAACGGCGCTTTAATGGCATTATCGGATTACCATTCAACAGCCACGACCGCAGAGAACCGTCTTTCTACTCATGTGCGGTGGATTTTATTTAGGTTGTAAAATAAAAGCTTTTGAACAGTCCCTGGAGTTCGTCAATTtttgtattgttattttttaagaCGATTTTCTGTACAATTTGAGCATTTCGGAGCATCACGCACAGAGGCACGGAGGAGCGGATCTGCTCCTTGTTGAAGGAGCGATGCTGGGTTTGAAGTCCACGCCGGTTCAGAAAAATCCCGACCACTAAAGAACCGCGGTGAGTTCAGTTCCTGAACACAAATCCATTTTATTGTGAAACGAATGCATCAATACTTCAATAGTTATAACGGATTCGTTCGCTTCCATGGTTCCAAATAGCAAAGGCCAAGGAGTTGTGATTTGTATCCGAACAAAATATCCACCTATACCCTTGACGCTTTATACCTGATGGTACAGTGATTGTAATTCAGCCCTGCTGATGTCGAGCGATTCAATGTGTTCTTCTTAATTAGTTGAGAAAAGTACTGAACAAGTATTGCGTTAGACAGGCAAGGGCTTGAGTCTGAACACTGAGCAACAACAGGACTGTCAACTTTATCCTGGATGGAGTGTTACCGTTATGAGCTGCGCTGAGAGAGTCGTCAGACAGGTTGGTTTTACCCGGCTGATGATGTGTTGTTGCTGCTATGATTATAAAAACATGATAATCCTTCCCCAGCGTGGCTCCAGGTGATTAGAGCATGAATCTTACTTTATTAATGTGGGTGAGAGCATGTTGACTTTAAAAGTAGCATATACTTATTTTGGATTATAACTGAGGGGGTTTCTTGCAGctccgtggaggaggaggaggagcaggagcaggaagaggaggaggaggaggcagcgtCGTCATCATGTCCGTATCCTCGCTGCCCGAGTGgaagcagctgctgctggagaggaagaggagggaggaggaggagcgggagcgccgggagaaggaggaggaggagaagctggcCAGCATGCCGGCCTGGAAGAGGAGCATCCTCCAGAGGAGGCGGGCcaagcaggaggagaagggcgGCGACGGGGAGGCGCTGAGTGACAGCGAGAGCTCCGCGGGGGTCCCGCCGGGGAGTGAGCGCTCGCTCAGCCCCGACCCCGCCCCCCAGCGGCcagaccccgccccccagcGGGCCGACAAGCTCCTCCACGACCgcgtctccatggagaccatCGTCCCGGTGCACGAGAACCCGTTTGTCCGCACGCAGAgcggggggtggcggggggggagggaggggggggaggcagcgggggggggagggggagagggagaagcccggggtcagaggtcaggaagggccggcagggagaggaggaggaggaggagaaaaggaacGCAACTCTGAGAGGCAtgaaggaaggggaggaaaggagcgagagagggaggaaacgaacgaggaaggaggaggagggggaagagagaggagcaggggggatggaggaggcccggtgaaggagagggagagacagatggagaggtgcaggacggggagggaggagaaggagcagacgagagggaggagagaggaggagagggagaggagggagcaggaggcggCCCCCTGGGCGCCCAGCCTCCGGACCTTCCGGGTggagaacatcatcatcatcgagCAGGAGCACCAGAACGCCTTCCAGAGCCGAGCCAggtggagggagtgggagggggaggggccggaggagcaggagagacgaggaggaggtggaggaggaggaggaggaggaggaggaggagtgaggatgGACCTCAGGGAGCTCTTGGCCGGAGGCGGGAGCGTGACGGAGATCCTCGCCTCCGAGGTCCTGATCATCAAACCCTCGTCCAGCCCGGAGCGGAGCCTCCACCTCGCCTCCACCCtgggagcgagggggggggaggacggggagaggaggaagaggagggacgggagggaggggagacggggcggcggcggcagacgaggaggaagagatcCCAGGCGGGACCAGAGCCGAGAGGCCGGGCGGGAGGAGGGAGCGCCGCTGCGTCTGGACGCCGCGTCGGGGGAGCGCGGGCACCGGGTCAGCCGGCTGCTGAGCCGCTTCGGcgagcaccaccaccgcccccccagCCGCTCCAAGAGCTCCGAGAGCTTCGTGAGGATCCTCCGGAGCGAGGAGGCGTCCGACGGCAacagcgaggacgaggaggaggcccGGACGCGGGCGGTGAACGGGACGAACTCGGCGCTCCGCGGCGTTCCGAAACGTTCCTTCAGCTTCTCGGACCGAGCCGCGCTCGCCAAGGACAACGGCGTCAACGGTGACGGGCGCCGCGGCGACGATAAGAAGGGGGTCGAGGGGTCTCAGAGGCTCAAGGAGCCGCAGGGGAACCGCGGAGATGACCTCGAGGTGTGCGGCATTCTGGACGCCGGCAGGGGTGGAAAGACGGCGGCGGAGGGGGTCCGATCTGCTGCACGCCGGACCACCGACAAGGCGCCGCCCCCGGCGGACCGGAGGAGCCTGGAGTCGGCGGACGACGTGGAAGGAGACAAGGGATTCACGGTGGTCCCGGTCCGGAACACGGAGGGCATCGCCTTCGCCCGGAGGGTCCCTCTCCGGCTGGAGGGGAGGGCGGCGGTGGCCCGGGCCGTCCAGGGAGCCGGGAAGCCTCCGAGGGAAGACGGCGGCGCCGGAAACGGGAGAGCGGAGCCCGCCGGCGCCGGAGCAGCGCCCCGGCACTCCGGCGACCCGCTCGGGGAAACCCAGCGGGCGTCGAGGGCGACCGACGCCCACCTCTACCGCGACGGCCGCGGCGAGGGGCGTCGGCCCGCCCtgccggtggcggcggcggtggggacCCCCCGCGGGCTCCTGGAGATCCAGATCCCCCGCACCGTCTTCTACGTGGCGGAGGACCCCgcggagaagaggaggaggagcttccCCGGGGACGAGGGCCGGGACGGGGGCCGGGCTGGCAGGGTTGGGGGTGGTTGTCGGGATTGTTGTGGTAGTGTCGGTGGcgttggtgggggtggtggtggcggaggtgggggTGCTGATGGGAGTAGTGTTGGTGGAGGCATGGACGGGGGCGGCGGTTGTCATGACGATAGAGGCGTGGCagtggagaggagggacagcTGGCGGGTGGGGAAGCCCTTGAGTCGTGTGGAATCCCTGCGAGAGAAGATCcgacagagagagcgggagaagcggatcgagagggagagggagggagccattgatctggatctggatctggatctggatctggggggagaaggggagatggagagggagagaccaggaaTAACCACCGGGAGCGAGACCCTGCAGGACGCAGGGTCCGGGGACGGAGCGGAGACCACCGGTAGCGGCCAGACCCCCAGCGGTGTCCGCTTTGAGGCCGGGGGAGCCGAGCGAGACGAGGAACCAGAAGCGCCCGCGGCTCAGGCAGAGGACCGCTCCGACAAGCAGGAAGCCCTCGCAACGCAGGCCTCCGCTGACGTCACGCAGGAAGTGTGCGCGGTTAAAAAAAGCCCCCAGCTTCCTGTTTCGGGTTCATTCCGCGCAGCCGTCGCAGACGAGGAAGTCCCGGTCGCTGCAGCAGCGGAGCCTCCCTCTGAACCTCGCCCCGGAGCCCTGCGGTCCTCGTCCGTCGACCACGACGGAGACGGTTactacgacgacgacgacggagacgGGGTGGACCTGCTGCGGCATGTCGAGGAGGAGCTGAGCAGGCACGTCGGCTGGCACCGAGCGCacgagggcggcggcggggaacgacaagaagaagaagaggaggagaaggaggcgcgAGAGGAGGAGGCGCAGAGGCAGGAAGCCAGTTCCGCCTCGCCGGACTACTCCTCGGAGGGTCTTAGCCCCTCCCCGCCGCCGTGCCTCAGCGCCCCGGGCGAGATGAGCCGGATCTACAACGTGAAGGCGGTGAGCGCCACCCGGACCGGCGGGTGCTCCCGGGAGCCGGGAGCGCCGTCGGTGGAGCTGCTCAGGGTGACCCCCCACCTGCCCCCGGCGCTGCTCACACAGCTccggggcgggggcggcggcggtggcggggggTCCCAGGGGGAcctcaagccccgcccccccggggaCGTGGTGCCCGGGGCGCCATCGCTGCAGCGGCGCCTGGAGAAGTTCCAGCTGAAGGAGCCGGCGGAGGCGGTGGGCCCCCCGAGAGTCCATGAACCCAGGGACTGGACGGCGTGTCGGAGGGACCAGGGCACCTCGTCCCCCACGCCCCGACTGCCCGCCTGGACCCAGCGAGCGGGCTCCCCCTCCAACCACCAGGGACCGGCCCAGCCCAGCCCCTCCACCCGGCACGGGACCCCCACCACCGGGACCCCGGACGCCCCCCTCCTCAGGAGCCCGTCGCCCGAGGGGGCTGCGAGGGCGTCCGAGTCCGGCCCCACCCCGTTCTCTTCCCCGGTTCTCTGCTCCCCGGCCCAGTCCCCCAGCACCTCCCCCTGCccgccctgctcctccacctcctcctccaccacctcctcctgcacctcctcctcctccacctcctcctcctccaccccctccaccaccctgtTCTCCGTCAGGAGCTCGTCCAGGGGCCAGGGGAGCCGGGgcgccaccaccatcaccatctgcCCCAGGAGACCCACtgcagacggaggaggaggaggaggaggagcagcagccgaGGTGACGACCACAGCGACCACCCCGGTCCAGTCTCAAACGTCCAACGACCTGGCGCCCCCCAAG contains:
- the ppp1r18 gene encoding retinitis pigmentosa 1-like 1 protein, yielding MSVSSLPEWKQLLLERKRREEEERERREKEEEEKLASMPAWKRSILQRRRAKQEEKGGDGEALSDSESSAGVPPGSERSLSPDPAPQRPDPAPQRADKLLHDRVSMETIVPVHENPFVRTQSGGWRGGREGGEAAGGGGGEGEARGQRSGRAGRERRRRRRKGTQLCLRTFRVENIIIIEQEHQNAFQSRARRGGRDPRRDQSREAGREEGAPLRLDAASGERGHRVSRLLSRFGEHHHRPPSRSKSSESFVRILRSEEASDGNSEDEEEARTRAVNGTNSALRGVPKRSFSFSDRAALAKDNGVNGDGRRGDDKKGVEGSQRLKEPQGNRGDDLEVCGILDAGRGGKTAAEGVRSAARRTTDKAPPPADRRSLESADDVEGDKGFTVVPVRNTEGIAFARRVPLRLEGRAAVARAVQGAGKPPREDGGAGNGRAEPAGAGAAPRHSGDPLGETQRASRATDAHLYRDGRGEGRRPALPVAAAVGTPRGLLEIQIPRTVFYVAEDPAEKRRRSFPGDEGRDGGRAGRVGGGCRDCCGSVGGVGGGGGGGGGGADGSSVGGGMDGGGGCHDDRGVAVERRDSWRVGKPLSRVESLREKIRQREREKRIEREREGAIDLDLDLDLDLGGEGEMERERPGITTGSETLQDAGSGDGAETTGSGQTPSGVRFEAGGAERDEEPEAPAAQAEDRSDKQEALATQASADVTQEVCAVKKSPQLPVSGSFRAAVADEEVPVAAAAEPPSEPRPGALRSSSVDHDGDGYYDDDDGDGVDLLRHVEEELSRHVGWHRAHEGGGGERQEEEEEEKEAREEEAQRQEASSASPDYSSEGLSPSPPPCLSAPGEMSRIYNVKAVSATRTGGCSREPGAPSVELLRVTPHLPPALLTQLRGGGGGGGGGSQGDLKPRPPGDVVPGAPSLQRRLEKFQLKEPAEAVGPPRVHEPRDWTACRRDQGTSSPTPRLPAWTQRAGSPSNHQGPAQPSPSTRHGTPTTGTPDAPLLRSPSPEGAARASESGPTPFSSPVLCSPAQSPSTSPCPPCSSTSSSTTSSCTSSSSTSSSSTPSTTLFSVRSSSRGQGSRGATTITICPRRPTADGGGGGGGAAAEVTTTATTPVQSQTSNDLAPPKVEPKKKRFPRVEEIEVIGGYQNLERSCLSKTRDTAKRVKVCFSEAQLEQVCEYPSESSMMAAACLQPPDPEDLIPPEKEEGGWYEEEEEEEEEEGGLRGPETTATRVLKMSLALGRRHAPRHIMRSSSCSAQ